One Vallitalea pronyensis genomic region harbors:
- the iolG gene encoding inositol 2-dehydrogenase: MKKMNVGIIGAGRIGRVHAESISYHIPNATIKAVSDVRLDGVKEWAKGLGIEDVYSDYHKILEDKEIDAVLVCSSTDTHAQISIEAAEAGKHIFCEKPIDYDLDRINHVLEVVEKAGVKFQVGFNRRFDHNFDRINKVTKDGVIGEPHIIKITSRDPEPPPIAYVKVSGGIFFDMAIHDFDMARFQAGCEATEVYAIGDSLVDPEIGKAGDVDTAITTIKFENGAMAVIDNSRRAAYGYDQRVEVFGSKGSIEARNDTETNTIIRTADNVASDKPLYFFLERYMGSFVEEMKQFFAAIENDTEPPVKGIDGLNSVIIAMAAKKSLDEGRPVKISEIYAV; the protein is encoded by the coding sequence ATGAAAAAAATGAATGTAGGTATTATTGGTGCAGGACGTATTGGTAGAGTACACGCAGAAAGCATTTCATACCATATTCCAAATGCAACCATCAAAGCTGTATCCGATGTAAGATTAGATGGTGTAAAAGAGTGGGCTAAGGGACTTGGTATCGAGGATGTGTATTCCGATTACCATAAAATCTTAGAAGATAAAGAGATTGATGCTGTACTTGTATGTTCGTCAACGGATACCCATGCACAGATCTCCATTGAAGCAGCAGAAGCTGGAAAACATATCTTCTGTGAAAAGCCTATTGATTATGATTTAGACCGTATTAATCACGTATTAGAGGTAGTGGAAAAAGCGGGTGTGAAATTCCAAGTTGGATTCAATCGCCGTTTTGACCATAATTTCGACCGCATTAACAAGGTAACAAAAGACGGTGTTATTGGAGAACCTCATATCATTAAAATCACATCTCGAGATCCTGAGCCTCCACCAATTGCCTATGTAAAAGTATCCGGTGGTATCTTTTTTGACATGGCTATACATGATTTTGATATGGCAAGATTCCAAGCAGGTTGTGAAGCAACAGAAGTCTATGCTATAGGGGATAGTCTGGTAGACCCAGAGATTGGAAAAGCGGGTGACGTGGATACAGCTATTACGACCATAAAGTTTGAAAATGGTGCCATGGCTGTTATTGATAACAGTAGAAGAGCAGCTTATGGTTATGACCAAAGAGTAGAAGTGTTCGGTTCAAAAGGCTCCATTGAAGCGAGAAATGATACCGAGACCAATACGATTATTAGAACGGCTGACAATGTAGCGTCGGATAAACCACTGTACTTCTTTTTAGAACGCTACATGGGATCCTTTGTGGAAGAAATGAAGCAATTCTTTGCAGCAATTGAAAACGATACAGAGCCGCCAGTAAAAGGCATTGACGGTCTTAACTCCGTTATTATTGCAATGGCTGCTAAAAAGTCTCTTGATGAAGGCAGACCTGTTAAAATCTCTGAAATCTACGCCGTATAA
- the iolE gene encoding myo-inosose-2 dehydratase, whose amino-acid sequence MFDKHKVKLGIAPIAWTNDDLPELGGENTFEQCVSEMALAGYAGSEVGNKYPKDPKVLKKYLDIRGVQICNAWFSTLFTSEPEEVTIDNFIKHRDFLHAVGAKMIGCSEQGNSIQGTTKPVFEEKPIYTEEEWIKVTEGMNKLAKLAAEKGMKVSFHHHMGTGVQTPEEVDRFMDMTNDDVYLLFDSGHLAYSEGHAEAAYAVLRKHVGRVAHVHLKDIRLDVVNKVKAEKLSFLEGVKLGAFTIPGDGLIDFKPLFKILEEADYEGWMVVEAEQDPAIANPFEYAVRARDYIRENTGL is encoded by the coding sequence ATGTTTGATAAGCATAAAGTAAAATTAGGTATTGCTCCAATTGCGTGGACAAACGATGATTTGCCAGAGTTAGGTGGGGAAAACACCTTTGAGCAATGTGTCAGTGAAATGGCTTTAGCAGGGTATGCAGGAAGCGAAGTGGGTAATAAATATCCAAAAGATCCCAAAGTGCTTAAAAAGTATTTGGACATTCGGGGTGTACAAATCTGTAATGCATGGTTTTCAACGCTATTTACATCTGAGCCAGAAGAAGTGACAATTGATAATTTCATCAAACATCGTGATTTCTTACATGCTGTGGGTGCTAAGATGATTGGTTGTTCTGAGCAAGGGAACAGTATCCAAGGGACAACAAAACCGGTATTTGAAGAAAAACCAATCTATACAGAAGAAGAGTGGATAAAAGTAACAGAAGGTATGAATAAGTTAGCAAAATTGGCAGCTGAAAAAGGTATGAAGGTATCCTTTCATCATCATATGGGTACAGGTGTTCAAACGCCAGAAGAAGTGGACCGTTTCATGGATATGACCAATGATGATGTTTACTTATTATTTGATTCAGGTCACTTAGCTTACTCAGAAGGTCATGCTGAGGCAGCTTATGCTGTCTTAAGGAAACATGTTGGGCGCGTAGCTCATGTGCATCTAAAGGACATTCGCCTTGATGTGGTGAACAAAGTGAAAGCCGAGAAATTAAGTTTCCTAGAAGGTGTTAAATTAGGTGCATTCACTATTCCTGGTGATGGGCTCATTGATTTTAAACCTCTTTTTAAGATTTTAGAAGAGGCTGATTATGAAGGTTGGATGGTAGTGGAAGCTGAGCAAGACCCAGCAATTGCAAATCCCTTTGAATATGCTGTTAGAGCAAGGGACTATATTCGAGAAAATACAGGATTATAA